The following coding sequences lie in one Mycobacterium gordonae genomic window:
- a CDS encoding ANTAR domain-containing response regulator has protein sequence MTGPTTDAAAAPPPRRVLIAEDEALIRMDLAEMLREEGYDIVGEAGDGQEAVELAEQHKPDLVIMDVKMPRRDGIDAAAEIASKRIAPIVVLTAFSQRDLVERARDAGAMAYLVKPFTASDLVPAIELAVSRFSELTALEREVETLSDRLETRKLVERAKGLLQVKQGMTEPEAFKWIQRAAMDRRTSMKRVAEVVLETLDTPKE, from the coding sequence ATGACCGGCCCCACCACCGATGCCGCCGCCGCTCCGCCGCCGCGCCGGGTCCTCATCGCGGAAGACGAAGCGCTCATCCGCATGGACCTGGCTGAGATGCTGCGAGAGGAGGGGTACGACATCGTCGGCGAAGCCGGCGATGGGCAGGAAGCTGTTGAACTTGCCGAGCAACACAAGCCCGACCTGGTGATCATGGACGTGAAGATGCCACGTCGTGACGGCATCGACGCGGCGGCCGAGATCGCGAGCAAGCGAATCGCGCCGATCGTGGTTCTGACCGCCTTCAGCCAGCGCGACCTCGTCGAGCGTGCCCGTGACGCCGGTGCGATGGCGTACCTGGTCAAGCCCTTCACCGCGAGCGACCTGGTTCCCGCCATCGAGTTGGCGGTCAGCCGATTTAGCGAGCTCACCGCGCTGGAGCGGGAAGTCGAGACGCTGTCGGACCGGCTGGAGACCCGGAAGCTGGTCGAGCGCGCCAAGGGCTTGCTGCAGGTTAAGCAGGGCATGACCGAGCCGGAAGCCTTCAAGTGGATTCAGCGGGCCGCCATGGACCGGCGGACTTCGATGAAGCGCGTCGCTGAAGTCGTGCTGGAAACTCTCGACACGCCCAAGGAGTAG